One segment of Vulpes lagopus strain Blue_001 chromosome 8, ASM1834538v1, whole genome shotgun sequence DNA contains the following:
- the ZNF319 gene encoding zinc finger protein 319 gives MSESWQQPPQTQPQQPQPPQPQHHAEPPPALAEHTLPPGSAENPLGCAVYGILLQPDPGLQPPQHAPLQAAGEPGPKCGVCGHDLAHLSSPHEHQCLAGHDRSFQCTQCLKIFHQATDLLEHQCVQAEQKPFVCGVCKMGFSLLTSLAQHHSAHSGTSGLVKCSICEKTYKPAEAAEPAATAATSLPPAPPPAAVAPATEQADKPYSCPICQKPFKHLSELSRHERIHTGEKPYKCTLCDKSFSQSSHLVHHKRTHSSERPYKCAVCEKTFKHRSHLVRHMYAHSGEHHLFRCNVCELHFKESSELLQHPCTPSGERPFRCGECQKAFKRPSDLRQHERTHSAERPFKCDLCPMGFKQQYALMRHRRTHKTEEPFKCGLCEKGFGQPSHLLYHQHVHTLETLFKCPVCHKGFDQSAELLRHKCLPGAAERPFKCPVCNKAYKRASALQKHQLAHCSAAEKPLRCTLCERRFFSSSEFVQHRCDPAREKPLKCPDCEKRFKYASDLQRHRRVHTGEKPYKCPNCDKAFKQREHLNKHQGVHAREQQFKCVWCGERFLDVALLQEHSAQHSAAAAAAEGAYQVAACLP, from the coding sequence ATGTCCGAAAGCTGGCAGCAGCCGCCACAGACACAGCCACAGCAGCCACAGCCACCACAGCCTCAGCACCACGCAGAGCCACCTCCGGCCCTGGCTGAGCACACACTGCCCCCAGGCTCAGCGGAGAACCCCCTGGGCTGTGCCGTCTATGGCATCCTCCTGCAGCCAGACCCTGGCCTACAGCCCCCTCAGCATGCGCCCCTGCAGGCCGCAGGTGAGCCAGGCCCCAAGTGCGGTGTGTGTGGTCACGACCTGGCACACCTGTCCAGCCCGCATGAGCACCAGTGCCTGGCGGGCCACGACCGCTCATTTCAGTGCACGCAGTGTCTCAAGATCTTCCATCAGGCTACTGACCTGCTGGAACACCAGTGTGTGCAGGCGGAACAGAAGCCTTTTGTCTGTGGTGTCTGCAAGATGGGCTTCTCGCTGCTCACCTCGCTGGCGCAGCACCACAGCGCGCACAGCGGCACGAGTGGCCTCGTGAAGTGTTCCATCTGTGAGAAGACCTACAAACCCGCTGAGGCGGCTGAGCCAGCCGCCACTgctgccacctccctgcccccagcgcCCCCGCCGGCTGCCGTTGCTCCTGCCACCGAGCAGGCTGACAAGCCCTACAGCTGCCCCATCTGCCAGAAGCCCTTCAAGCACCTGTCGGAGCTATCGCGGCATGAGCGGatccacactggggagaaaccATACAAGTGCACATTGTGCGACAAGAGCTTCAGCCAGTCGTCGCACCTGGTGCACCACAAGCGCACGCACAGCTCTGAGCGGCCCTACAAGTGTGCGGTCTGCGAGAAGACCTTCAAGCACCGCTCTCACCTGGTGCGCCACATGTACGCACACTCGGGTGAGCACCACCTGTTCCGCTGCAATGTGTGCGAGCTGCACTTTAAGGAGTCCTCGGAGCTGCTGCAGCACCCCTGCACGCCAAGCGGGGAGCGGCCCTTCCGCTGTGGCGAGTGCCAAAAGGCCTTCAAGCGGCCATCGGACCTGCGGCAGCACGAGCGCACACACAGTGCGGAGCGGCCCTTCAAGTGTGACCTGTGCCCCATGGGCTTCAAGCAGCAGTACGCGCTCATGCGGCACCGGCGCACACACAAGACGGAGGAGCCCTTTAAGTGCGGCCTGTGTGAGAAAGGCTTCGGGCAGCCTAGCCACCTGCTCTACCACCAGCACGTGCACACCCTCGAGACGCTCTTCAAGTGCCCTGTGTGCCACAAGGGCTTCGACCAGTCGGCTGAGCTGCTTCGGCACAAGTGCCTGCCAGGCGCGGCTGAGCGGCCCTTCAAGTGCCCCGTGTGCAACAAGGCCTATAAGCGGGCGTCGGCCCTGCAGAAGCACCAGCTGGCACACTGCTCGGCGGCCGAGAAGCCTCTGCGCTGCACCCTGTGCGAGCGCCGCTTCTTCTCGTCCTCAGAGTTCGTGCAGCACCGCTGCGACCCGGCGCGCGAGAAGCCGCTCAAGTGCCCGGACTGCGAGAAGCGCTTCAAGTACGCGTCCGACCTGCAGCGGCACCGGCGCGTGCACACGGGCGAGAAGCCCTACAAGTGCCCCAACTGCGACAAGGCCTTCAAGCAGCGGGAGCACCTCAACAAGCATCAGGGTGTGCACGCCCGGGAGCAGCAATTCAAGTGCGTGTGGTGTGGTGAGCGCTTCCTGGACGTGGCCCTGCTGCAGGAGCATAGCGCCCAGCACAGTGCGGCCGCAGCTGCTGCAGAGGGCGCCTACCAGgtggctgcctgcctgccctga